The Clarias gariepinus isolate MV-2021 ecotype Netherlands chromosome 24, CGAR_prim_01v2, whole genome shotgun sequence region TAATAATATGGATTTTGTTTTGCATTAGTGCAAACCAAAGTAATCTGTCAATGTAAAATTTTCATGAGGCAAAATTctttcctcaaaaaaaaaaaagacctccaCAAAGTGTTCAATATAAGGATTTACTTAAGCTATCTATGGGTGTATCGAAGACCAGACTGGTAGCTGTAATGTAAAAGTGAGACGTTGGGAACACACTAGAAATCAGCAACAAtttagaagaaagaaaaaaaaaccctgaaaatcAGACAATAGTTTTTATCTTGTTAAAATAAGTTATAGCACACTGCACAGCTAGGAAAAACACTTTTCCAATACCTGTAACAGTATACCGAAGTGTAACTGTGTGGCATTAATCTGGATTTCCGCATCAAGATCAATAAAAATCAGTGGCTctaatttgatttaatattaaatctagGTTTTCAACTCTCTGTTCTCTTGTGTTTTAGAATACCCAGACGACCATTAAACTCTTCCAAGAGTGCTGCCCTCATTCCACAGACCGTGTGGTTTTAGTGGGAGGAAAACCTCAGCGAGTGGTGGAGTGCATTAAGGTCATCCTAGAACTGACGTCAGAGGTAGAGTCACGTGTTCcactgatttgattttttttcgtAATCTGATCTGAGAGGCAGGTTGGAAATCAGACCCTCACCCTCTTTTCCGTCCCGCTTAGGCTCCTATCAAAGGCCGTGCTCAGCCCTACGACCCGAATTTTTATGACGAGACCTACGACTACGGTGGCTTCACCATGATGTTTGAGGAGAGAGGGCGAAGGCCCATGGGAGGGTTCCCAATGCGTGGACGTGGCGGTTTTGACCGGATGCCCCCCAGTCGTGGCGGACGTCCCATGCCCCCCTCTAGGCGCGATTATGATGATATGAGTCCTCGCCGTGGACCTCCTCCACCTCCGTTAGGAAGAGGAGGCCGAGGCGGGAGCCGGGCCCGAAATCTGCCTCTTcctccaccacctcctcctAGAGGAGGGTAAATAAACTCTTTTAGATTAGTCAGTACTTGGAGTCTAATTGCtccattttgttattttggtttttgTCCTGTTTTAACGGTTTTATTGTTTTGCAGAGGCGACCGGTTTTCCCATCATCATGGCGGTCTAGACGACAGACCGAGGTAAGTTCTTTTTGTGGACGACAAAGCTGTAATTGGTgtgaacagattttttttttttttcctgtaactATAACTTCAAAGTGTTTTAGTATTTTGGTACTGAAAACAGCACCTTAAACCTGTTGTGCTTAGTCAAAGAACTCCCAGTTTGCTAAGAATGCATCGTAGATTAGTGGCAATATCTGTAGgtgcattatatttttatgtgcatttactgtacatcttgTGACGCATTtctttaaggaatgtttattttgcgaAATAGACAACTAATTAGGGGAAGCGCTTTAAATTGTTAAGCTATTAATGTTGAAAATTTTTATAAGTCCCATGCCTTATCTAATTTATAATTACTTAAACTTTTTACAAAAAGTTATTACTTGCCTTTggtctcatttttattttatgtaattaaaGATGCCTGTCGTTTGTTTCTTAATtcagtgtatattttatattggaaggtttttattttttttgtagctaATGTTAGAACATGATGAACATATACACAAATTATTTCAATCTGTCTTGTACCAGTAGGAGTAGGTGTGCTGCTTTCTGGTTTACTGACAGAATTCTAATTATTTCCTGTTTGCTTTAAGTGACAGAAGAGGAAGACCTGGAGATCGCTATGAAAGCATGGTaaggtggataaaaaaaaaaaaaaagacctgttGCATTTGTAATACGTGCAGGTGTCTGGGTCGGGGGAGAAACGGCCAGTTTTGGAAAAGGGTTTGGAAAGCCAGAGTGAAACTACTCGTTCTGTCTGTGTGAAATGACAGGGTAATGGATGCATATGCTGTGCACTGCTTTGGCCTGCTGTTGCTAggcaatggatttttttttttttctttttggaatcACTTGTTGCCTTGGTAACCAAGGAGCAGATAGATATGTAGGTGAAAGCCGTCACACTCGCCAGTGAACTCGGGGCAAAGATGCAAGCACAGAGATTTGTCAAGCGCTTTAATTAGGTGTTTTTGCGTTTGTcttttgtgtatgtgcatgtgtattttttttcttttctttttttatgcatgtaGGTTGgactaacactttttttttttttttcttcccctctgAATAGGGTGGAGGTGGATATGGTAAGTGTTGCTCAGATTTACTCCTATAagcacaatctctctctctctctctcgcgctatCACtttttctcccacacacacacactcaaggtTACCCCTAATCAAACATGTCAGGACACTGCTCTCAGTAGCTGTAGTGTTTCCTTTGTGTTAATCACATCTTTTTCTTATACTGTAGCTCTaacatttcaataatttttttcctttattttctttcccCTGTCTGATCACTGAAGACAATAACTCTTCTTGGGAACCCTTCCAGTCTGGTAAGTGTCCTTTATATTTGTATGTCCAAACTCCGCATGAATAAAAACGTACAGTAGGCACAAATGAAAGACTCGTTATTCTGTTTCTGCAGGTGGACGAGGTTCCTACGGCGACATCGGCGGCCCCGTCATCACAACACAAGTGACTATACCCAAAGACGTGAGTGCACTTTAACCCTTTTGCTGTCTCGCACGCATACACGCACGCTCAAACACACCCTAAACATTCTCTTGTCCTGCAATAGCTGGCCGGCTCGATCATCGGGAAAGGTGGTCAGCGCATTAAGCAGATCCGTCACGAATCCGGAGCCTCCATCAAAATCGACGAGCCTCTGGAGGGTTCGGAGGATCGTATCATCACCATCACAGGAACGCAGGACCAGATTCAGAACGCTCAGTATCTTCTGCAGAACAGGCAAGTTCATGATTCAACAGCTAGGCTCCAGGCCTGACACACACAGCCACAATCtgctttttaatctttttgtaTATAACACgactcttttctttctttctttttatcattACAAGCAAAGTAACCTCATACTTCTAATGCTAGGCAATTTTCTGTCTTTTCCTTCTCCACAGCCttctttttattaatcattaagCAACTCTTTAGACTTGTAAAAGGCATTTTGTGCAATTTAGTCAAGATTTGAACATGTAttgattttgtgtttaaaatatagTCGTATGTCCTATTCATATGGGATTAGTATTATCTGGGGGAGTTTCTTGTGGCGCATTCGCACAGGATAAGCAAAGGCTGCGATTTTACTTGAATATACTGACTTTATTACTGttgttttcatacaaataaatattaaatttgttatacattataacatttatatttatattacacattacaaataataatacattttatacaaataaagcgtttttctctctttctcacattGTATTGTTATATTGTGTAGAGCGATTCGACCCAGCACccaaactaatatatattatcaCAGGACCCCAATGTTTTGCAAAAGAAATATGCTAGGTCATTTGCTGGAgaatttttgcaaaaaaaatctttacaaatGACAAACATGAACACGAGGTAACCAGATAATACtaattatactattataattaatactAAGTCCCATGCGAATAGGACATTATATATGTAATCAGTTCTCCAGACAGCTAAATAAATGACAATTAATCTTTTagataaatgtacattttttttaaatttctataCAAGATATAACCGTGTGGAACAGAAAATATCGTTGCTGTATGAGGCTGTAACGTTCCAACAGATTCATGTGTTTGTCCTGTGATGTTGAATTTATGAATGTTGTCTGTTTTAAAATTGATTGATCGATCAAAATTCTCTGTTAGTAATCACTTACATAGCACTTATTGGAGTAGTCTTCCATTTAAACTTAACGGAACACTCttaagcatgcacacacaaacctaCTGAAACAAACTCACTGTACATTTATAAAGTGTAgtatttaaagagaaaaatattatGAGTAAATTCATTTAATTGTAGTGAACATGCAGTTTATTTATGATCATAAACTGTGTAGTTAAACTTGTAATCTGAATCAAGCTAAAAACAATTGTTGCACAAATGCTAAGTGTGGTCTAACTTGCTTATAATTTATGACACCTGACTGCAaatgcttttctctctctcttccacctCTCagtatcactttttttttggggggggaagTGTGATTTGAAACCGAAATCCAAACTAAAAGCAACCGAGAGGCGCAGTACTCGGAGCCCAGGAGAGTGCGAGGAAGCTGGCCTGATTCTGTGTGGAAGACTTGTGATTTTGTTGTTATTAGTTAGATGATGTGACAACAAATCACAGTCTGCCCTACAGCACAGGCCCAGGCTCATCTGCCCTCCTTTTCTCCCCCTTCTTCCTGTTTCACTAACCCTACCCTAACTTTAAGCATGTCTGTTTCATTCTACACTGTTTCTaacatgtgtgtctgtgtgtgtttacatgcctACATGATCACAGCAATCACTGTCTAATTCTTTATTAAACAAGTCTGTCACCTTGCACAAGTCGCTGTGATAAAGAGTTGTAACTAATAAAACACCTAACATGACATgctattatagaaaaataatcagtgagTGGTTATTAGGAGTCAAATGGAGTTGGGTATGGTAAAATGgtagtttaaattaataaatgagtgAATATGTTCCTTCTTGTGTGTCTGATATGTGTGTGGTTTTTCTCTTCCAGTGTGAAGCAGTACTCGGGTCGGTTCTTCTAGAGGACGGCGAGCAAAGGCACGCACTGCCCTACCCCTTTCCCTTCCGCTTTTTTTTCTGAGTCTACATTCCTCTGCCTCTTCAGTAGATGTGTCCCCTGCCGTTCTCCTCCTTTTAACACCTTAaaggaaagatttttttttccccttataaagGTTGAAAGAAGGATCTCAGAATTAGCCGAATGACCAGATCATgattcttttccttctttttccctgtgctttggatttttttttttggggggggattcTTGTAATGTTCTGTGATTAGCAGAGCCTGTGTAATATTCACATTTAGCTTGAGCAGAGCTGCATGCCTGGTTTGTCTAACAATTCAGATTGTAATCTTCAGtaattcttttttgtctttgacTGGTTCAATTCCCTTTttgtcatttctttaaaaaaaaaaagaaaaggaaatgacaaaatgtaaatgttcagcTGAGTTTTAAACTCTTAGCATCTTTATTTAATGAACtgaaatgaatgtgtgtatggggtggaaaaaaaaatggttgttttTGATTGGCTACATTTTGACTGTAATCTCACTGTTATCAGGATCCATTAAATCTCATAGCTGCTCGTTTTCGTAAGTCTGTTTCTATgcgtttttaacatttttagatCAGTTTTCTTCAAAACATTTACCAGCTCAAGGGGTTACAAAACGTCCCCGTGTTCTCATCCCTCACCCCTGTTTTCTGGTGTCTGTAGAATGTGCTGTGAGTCTGAGTAATAAAGTCTGTgccactttttattaaaaatgcattcctATCTTTTCTGGTTACTGTATTAAAgtagtgtgttttttatttttatctttttttcttgtaatcaaGGCTTGGTTTTACTTTATAGCCAGAGGTCTGGGCTGAGTACTGTTTTAACTGACCtgaatatttctattttttaaatgtggaaGTGGGTTGTGGTTTTGCTTTTAGTACTACTCCTTTAGTGAAAGTGAAACAAAATAAAGGAAGGAGtgagagctttttttttaaaatgtggaaaaacgCCTGCcttgcaggtgtttgtttggAGTCCATTACATTCCTGTTGTCACTTGCATGATGATCATGTGTTTTATATtgataacacattttttttttttttttttaaagttcatgCTTCAGATTATTCGAATTTATAAAAGGgttgataaaaaaatgtttgatatTTGCACTGAAATGAAGAAACGATTGATGTCTTGTGCgtcagtgatttttttaaattttattttttttacatttatttttattaaatacacaaTAGCTTGTGAAATGCATGCAGGTATAGCCTGTTGTTTGCGACTCAAAAGTAACTTGCTTTACTGAAAAGCAATGCCTTTAGtagattttgtttttaagtagtaaactcttttaatt contains the following coding sequences:
- the hnrpkl gene encoding heterogeneous nuclear ribonucleoprotein K, like codes for the protein METEIEQQDEDTTFSNTDTNGKRPAEDMDEEQAFKRSRNTDEMVELRVLLQSKNAGAVIGKGGKNIKALRTDYNASVSVPDSSGPERILSVSADIETIGEILLKIIPTLEEYQHYNGIDFDCELRLLIHQSLAGGIIGVKGAKIKELRENTQTTIKLFQECCPHSTDRVVLVGGKPQRVVECIKVILELTSEAPIKGRAQPYDPNFYDETYDYGGFTMMFEERGRRPMGGFPMRGRGGFDRMPPSRGGRPMPPSRRDYDDMSPRRGPPPPPLGRGGRGGSRARNLPLPPPPPPRGGGDRFSHHHGGLDDRPSDRRGRPGDRYESMGGGGYDNNSSWEPFQSGGRGSYGDIGGPVITTQVTIPKDLAGSIIGKGGQRIKQIRHESGASIKIDEPLEGSEDRIITITGTQDQIQNAQYLLQNSVKQYSGRFF